Part of the Methanobacterium paludis genome is shown below.
GCCATTAAAAAGGGAGGATACCATGTTTTCTCAACGAAGGAGTACATGTCCAGGGTTAGGGGAGGTGAAAATTCAACTGAAATAAGGATATCATCAAAAAGAGTGATTTCTTACGTTGATAGGATTGATATCCTACTCTCACTAAGTAAAGGAGCGGTTCCTCATCTTGAAAATCGTATATCCTCAAAAACGGTTATAATGGGGGATGATCAGCATCTAAAATCTCTGAAGGAAGGATATGATCTCATTAAAATTCCTCTTTTAGATATGGCAAAGGAAATGGGAGGAGTTATCTTCTCAAACGTGATAGCAGCCGGGGCGATAGCATGCATTTTGAACATACCTAGATCCATATTTGAAAGTTGTATTGAGGAGATATTTGCCCGGAAAGGTGAAGGTATTGTTAAAAAAGACATAGCAGCAGGTATGAAGGGCTATGAAATTGGTAAGGAACTGGTTGATTCTGGAAGGATCAAGGTAGATATAGAAACCAATCCTAAAGTCGCTGATGAACTTCTTTTAGATGGAACAGAAGCTGTAGGTTTGGGCTGTATTGCTGGGGGCTGTAGATTCATGTCTTCATATCCTATGACTCCTTCAACACCTCTTCAAACGTTTATAGCTCAAAATTCGAAAGATTTTGACATTATATTTGAACAGGCGGAAGATGAGATAGCTGCAATTAATATGGCCATAGCCGGATTTTATGCAGGAGCCAGATCAATGGTTGCAACATCTGGAAGTGGTTTTGCACTTATGGAAGAGGGTGTAGGTCTTTCAGGTATCATAGAAACCCCTGTTGTGATATACATAGGTCAAAGGCCGGGACCTGCCGTGGGACTTCCCACCAGGACTGCCCAGGAAGACCTGAACCTTGCATTTTACTCAGGGCCTGGAGAGTTTCCAAGAGCCATATTTGCACCAGGTAACCTGGAAGATGCATTTGAACTGTCTCAAAAGGCGTTTAATCTTGCAGATCGTTGTCAGGTGCCGGTTTTCATACTTTCGGATCAGTACTTTGCAGATGTTTTTTACAACCAGTCTCCATTTGACCTTGAGGGTCTTGAAGTTGAAGATCATACCATAAAGACGGGTAAAGATTACAAACGATACAAAATAACCCAAAATGGAATATCTCCCCGTGGAATCCCTGGATTTGGTGATGGTTTGGTGATCGTTGATTCTGATGAACACGATGAGGAGGGACATTTAACAGAGGACCTGGACATCAGGGAAAAAATGGTGGATAAACGCCTCAGAAAGTTAAATGAAGTTCAAAAGGATGTGATTCCACCTGAACTTGTCGGGAACCATGATTACAGTACGTTGGTTATAGGGTGGGGTTCAACCTATGGCCCAATAAAGGAAGCTCTGGATAATCTAAAAGCAGAGGACATGAGCTTTTTATATTTCAAGCAACTCTATCCCCTACATCCATCTACAGAAAAATATCTTAAAAATGCTGAAAGAACAGTAATATTTGAGAACAATGCTCAATCACAGTTTGCGGATTTAATAAAACTTAAAACTGGATTTAATATTGAAAGCAAGGTTTTAAAGTATAACGGAATGCCATTTTCCGTTGAGGAAGTGGAAGAAAATCTCAAAGAGCTTTTGGAGGGTTAATATGGATCCTAAAATGTTTGATGTTGAAGGTGCAGATGTTGCATGGTGTCCGGGTTGCGGAGACTTTTCAATCCTAAGAGCACTGAAGGAAGTTCTGGCTGAACTGGAAATAAGTCCGCAGGAGCTGGTCTTGGTATCTGGAATAGGGCAGGCGGGTAAATTGCCCCATTACCTTAAATCGAATGTTTTCAACGGACTTCATGGTCGGTCTTTACCTGCATCAACTACAATAAAAGCTGTAAATCCTGAGCTTACCGTAATAAATGTGAGTGGAGATGGATGCACCTATGGTGAAGGAGGTAATCACTTCATCCACAACATCCGTAGGAATCCCGATATCACCAACGTAGTACACAACAACATGGTTTATGGTCTGACAAAGGGACAGGCATCTCCAACAAGTCAAAAGGAGTTCAAAACACCTTTACAGGCTGAGGGGGTAATTTCAGAACCTTTCAATCCATTATCCATTGCAATAGCCCTTGATGCGTCTTTTGTGGCCAGGGCATTTAGTGGAGATATCTCTCAGACAAAAGAAATCCTGAAAAAAGCAATAAAACATAAAGGATATGCTCTGGTGGATATATTCCAGCCATGTGTCACATTCAACAAAGTGAACACATTTCAGTGGTTTAAAAACAACACGTATTATTTGGACGAGTCCCACGACCCATATGACAGAAATCAGGCGTTTAAAAGGTCAGTAGAAACTGAAAAGTATCCTCTGGGCATATTTTATATCAATCCCAAAAGGACATTTGAAGAAAATTTAACAGTTTACAGTAAGGATAAATCACCAATGTACAAAAGAGAGTTCCACATGCCTAGGTTAAGGGAACTTATGGACTCAAAAAAATGATCCATATTTTGAGTAATTCACTGTAATGAGTATTGTAATGGTGTAAAATCTTAGAACACAAAACTGGGCTATTTAGGAGAATTTAATCTTCTGTAGATATCTGTGTATAAAGCATATCTATAAATAAAATGTTTAAACGTTTATTTAGATCCTTAAAAATCCAGATTTTGACCCTTATCACATTGGGACAAGTGGTGGTTGAACTAGCTTTCTTTTATATTGACATTTGAACTAAATATTAAGTGTTGAATATTTTTATGTTGATTAAAAGTAGCTAAGATAAGTTGGGTAGGGAAACAAAATGGACAAAATCAGGATCTTATCGTGGAACGTAAATGGAATAAGGGCCGTGCACAAAAAAGGATTTGGTGAATGGTTTAAGACAGAACAGCCGGATATTTTATGTGTTCAGGAGACAAAAGCCGTTCGAAAGCAGGTGCCCCGGGATATAAGGGAATTTGAAGGTTACCACACCTATCTATCCGAGGCTGATAGAAAGGGCTACAGTGGAGTGGCATTGTACACAAGAATAAAGCCGGAAAAGGTTGAATATGGATTTGGAATAGATAAATTCGACCTTGAAGGCAGAACATTGATTGCAGATTATGGAGATTTTGTTTTATTCAACATATACTTCCCAAACGGTAAAATGTCCCCTGAAAGGTTGCAGTACAAGATGGATTTCTACGATGCATTCATGGAATACGCAGACAAACTCAAGGATGAAGGTAAGAACATAGTCGTATGTGGAGATGTGAATACAGCTCATAAAGAAATAGATCTGGCTCGTCCAAAGGAAAACGAGAAAATTTCAGGATTTTTACCCGAAGAAAGGGCATGGATCGATGAATTTTTAAATCATGGCTACGTGGACACATTCCGGGAGTTCAACCAGGAAGAAGGCCAGTACACATGGTGGAGTTACCGTACCAGAGCCCGGGATCGAAACGTTGGGTGGAGACTTGATTATTTCTTTGTGAACGAGGAGTTTATGAATCATATCAAATCATCATTCATCCTGAAGGATGTCATGGGCTCAGATCACTGTCCTGTGGGTATTGAGGTTGTTTTAGGGGATTAAAAATTCTTATAAATTCTTTACTAAATTTGTAAAATAAATTTTGTAAAAATGTTTCAAATGAACTTAAACCTCTTAAAAAAGTACATGGCACATGTATTGGGACTAGTTTCCATTTTAATATTTTTAATTTTTACATCGATAGCTGTAGCATGTTTTCCCGGGAATTTTACACCGGTTACCAACTGGCTCAGCGACCTTGGAAATCCAAATTTTAACCCTTCTGGGGCAATTTTCTTTAACACAGGCTGTATCTTGGCAGGTACAATATTCATTCCATTTTTTACAGGGCTTTACAGGTGGCACACCGATAAAAAATGGGATAACATTATTTTAGTTTCTGCACAGATTGTAGGGTTTATTTCAGCATTTGCAATGATCATGGTCGGAATTTTTCCTGAAACCGACCCTAAGATGCATTGGATCTGGTCATCAATCCTTTTTATTACTATTTTAATATTTTTGATACTTATCAACATTTCTTTGTTTGATCATCCAAAGTTCATGAGGCCAATATTCTATTTCGGTCTGCTGGCAGTTTTGGTGGATCTCTTTTTCATAGTTATGTTCAGAATTTATACAGGTCTTCCTGCTCCTCTATTTGAATGGTTGGCAGCATTTTTTGCCATTTTTTGGATCGCAGCGTTGACATACAACATGCTAAAATTAAAGGTTTGAATTGAATTTTGAAGAGAACTTATTATTGATTAAAATTTGAAATTGGTTAACTGAAATAGTGATTTTCAACTTCCTGAAAACCATTCCAAAATAATACTTAAAAATTTATTTTACGAGAAATATAAATTTAAAAGGTTTTATGAGATGTTAACCAACCAGTTAATTAACATTCATGAATTTGATTTGATCTTTCTGATTTGATCAAACATTTAAAGACTTTATTAATACATGGAATTTTAAAAGAAATCTTATAGAGGGTTTTTATGAGTTACAGAGGAGCTTCAAAACAATTTTTAGATTCACAAGACATATCAATTGGAGATAAAATCAGAATAACCAAAAAGGACGTATCCTATGAGGGGATGGTTCTTGAAAGGGCAGAAGATGCTGATGAAAAGCATATCGTCTTGAAACTTGCAAGTGGCTACAACGTAGGATTGGACATACTGGATGCAGAGGCGAAACTTCTGGAGAAGGGTGAGAAACCTAAAATAGAACTTCAACCACTTGAAATAGAAAAAGATGGTAAAAAACGGGATATATCCATAATATCAACCGGAGGGACGGTTGCATCTATTATAGACTATAAAACAGGGGCTGTGCACCCTGCATTTACAGCTGATGATCTTTTACGTGCCACACCAGAGCTTTTGGAACATGCGAACATAAATGGGGAAGCTATTTTAAACATCCTGAGCGAGAACATGAAACCTGATTACTGGATTAAAGCAGCGCGTTCCATAGCAGATGAAATTAATAACGGTGCTTATGGTGTTGTGGTGGCTCATGGTACAGACACCATGCATTACACCTCTGCGGCCTTGAGTTTCATCTTGGACACACCTGTTCCTGTGGTTTTGACAGGTGCCCAGAGGAGTTCAGACAGGCCATCATCTGATGCATTTTTAAACCTTATGGGGTCTGTTACAGCCGCTAAATCGGACATAGCTGAAGTTATGGTGTGTATGCATGCCACGGAGGATGATTCTTACTGCTACCTTCACCGTGGTACCAAGGTCAGGAAGATGCACACGTCCCGAAGGGACACTTTCCGCAGTATAAACACCCAGCCCATTGCAAAGGTTCGCAACGGCAATATAACAATTCTCGATGAAAATCAAGAATACAAAAAGCGTGAAAATGGAGAAGTGAAGCTTCAAGATAATTTAGAACCTAAAGTAGCATTTATAAAAAGTTATCCTGGAATTTCGGGGGAAATTATTGATTATCATATTGATAAAGGTTACAAAGGAATCGTTATAGAGGGAACAGGTCTGGGGCACTGTCCAGATTATTTGATACCTGCGGTTAATAGGGCAACAGACAGTGGAATTCCTGTGGTTATGGGTTCCCAGTGCTTGTACGGTAGGGTGAACATGAACGTTTATAGTACAGGTAGGGAACTTGTATCAGCTGGTGTTATATCTGCCCTGGACATGCTGCCTGAAACTGCATACGTCAAGCTTGTGTGGACTCTAGGACAGACTGACAACATGGAAGAAGTGAGAAAAATCATGCAGACCAACCTGAAAGGTGAGATTGGAGCTAAATCATCCCAAAAATTCTTTTGATATGATATCAAGCATTCTAATTTAATTCCCTATGATGATTAAATATAGATTGAATATATGATTATTGATTTAAGTTATTTGAATCTCATTGAATCGTAAAAAGTGAGTAGGGAATTAATAAAGGTTATGCACAGGGATTATACACAAATACATTAAATTCTTAATGATCAACGATTTAACAAGTTTAAAGATCATTTAAACCAAGTTGAACTATTACAAAATACATTAAATAGCGGTGATAGGATGGATTATGATAAATTAGGTCTTAAAATGGGTCTTGAGGTACATCAACAACTCAATACAGATGAAAAACTTTTCTGTCCATGTTCGTGTGAACTTACAGACAAAAAACCGGATTATAAAGTTTTAAGGAACCTTAGACCAACACAGAGTGAGCTTGGAAAGGTAGATAGGGCTGCCTTTGAAGAGTCAAGAAGGAAATTACAGTTTATCTATGAAGCGTACAAAAATGAAACGTGTCTTGTTGAGGTTGATGAGGAACCTCCTCACCCTTTAAATAAGGAAGCCGTTAAAATATCTCTCATAGTTGCATCACTTCTCAACATGAACGTTGTTGATGAATTACACACCATGAGAAAACAGGTCATAGATGGGAGTAACACAGGAGGTTTCCAAAGGACTGGTCTTGTTGCAACCAATGGTTACATGGACACAGAGTATGGAAGGGTTATAATAGAAAATCTGTGCCTGGAAGAGGATGCAGCAAGGCGTATAGGTCAAAAAAAGGGAAATGTAGTCTTCAGACTCGACAGACTCGGTATTCCTCTAGTTGAGATAACCACTGACCCATCTATGAAGCACCCTGATCAGGTTAAGGAAGTTGCATACCAGATAGGTCAAGTTCTCCGGAGTACAAAGGTTAAAAGGGGACTTGGAACAATAAGACAGGACCTTAACATATCCATACGTGAAGGAGCCCGTGTGGAACTAAAAGGAGTTCAAGATCTAGATTTAATGGCTCAAATGGTTGAAAACGAGGTAAAAAGGCAGATAAATCTCCTTGAAATAATGAAAGAACTTCAAAAAAGAGATGCCCATGTTGATGACACAATATACGATGTAAAGGATTTGTTCAAGCAGACAGAGTCTAAAATAATAGCAAAAGCCCTAAAAGATGGCTCAGTTCTTGCAATAAAACTAAATGGATTTGCAGGTTTAATTGGGAAAGAAGTCCAGCCCAGCAGAAGGTTCGGAACTGAACTTGCAGGTTACGCCAAAAAAATGGGAGTTTCGGGTATATTCCACACAGATGAGCTTCCAGCCTATGGTATAACCCAAAAAGAGGTTGATACAGTTTTAGAATTTGTTAAAGCAGGTGAAGAGGATGCATTTGTACTGGTTGCAGATGATGATGAAAAGGCAAGAAATGCTCTGCTTGAGGTTTTAAGAAGGGCCAAAACAGCCATCATCGAGATCCCGGAAGAGACCAGAAAAGCCTTGGAAAATGCTAACAGCGAGTACCTCCGGCCACTGCCAACTGCAAGCCGTATGTACGTTGAAACGGACATACCAACTACGGTAATATCCCGAGATTACCTTGAGAACATAAAAAACAACTTACCAGAGCTTCCAGATGAAAAAAAGGCCAGAATAATCCAGCAATACAACTTGAGCGAGGATCTTGCACATCAACTTGTCAGAAGGAACAGGGCTGGTGACTTCGAGGAGATCATGGCATCTTCCAATCTGGACTCAACAACGGTAGCATCAACCTTTGCCTACACTATTAAAGAGCTTAAAAGGGACGGAAAGGACATTTTAAAACTGACGACTGACTGTTTAAAGGAAACCTTTGCCCTTGTTGAAAAGGGTAAGATCACAAAAGAAGCAGTTCAGGAGGTTCTTGTGGGTGTCTGTGACGGTGAAAAGTCTCCAGAACAAGCAGCAAAGGATTTGAACCTTACGATGTTGTCTGAAGAAGATGTTGAATCAGTAATCGATGATATAATTTCTTCAAACAGTAAAATGGTTGAAGAAAGGGGAATGGGTGCAATGGGTGCTCTTATGGGTAAAGCCATGGCCAAACTCAAGGGAAAAGCTGACGGCAAACTTGTGAATAAACTTTTGAGGGATAAACTACAGAATAAATAAAGATAAATAAAATTATAATTAAAAAATATCTAGAAAAAAAATTCCTTATTTATTCAACCTGTAAGGTGATTGTATGGAACAATATGATATTGTAATAGCAGGTGCAGGACCTGCAGGGCTTACTGCGGGGATATATGCTGGAAGAGAAGGTTTAAAAGCAATTATTTTGGAAAAGGCTCTTAAAGGAGGCATGGGAAATGTTGCCCCTCTAGTTTTAAACTTCCCTGGATTTAAATCCATAACTGGCCTTGAACTTTTAAAGAGAATAGGAGACCATGCATCGGGTTACATGGACATAAAAGAGTCTGAAGAAATCCAGAAAGTTGAAAAAATGGATGGAAAGATAATGGTAACCACGAATAAGAATGAATATGCTGCAAAATCTCTTATAATATCAACAGGAACCAAATACAGAGAGTTAGGAGTACCGGGTGAGCAGGAATTTATTGGAAAGGGCATATCCTACTGTTCAATATGTGACGGCATGTTCTTCAGGGGTAAAGAGGTTCTCGTGGTTGGGGGAGGAAACTCCGCAGCTGAACACGCCCTCCACCTCAATGACATAGGATGTAAAGTTAAAATGGTACATAGAAGGGATGAACTGAGGGCTCAAAAATATCTTCAGGATAAAATCAAAAAAGAAGGCATTCCAATCGTCTGGAATTCTGTTGTAAAAGAAATAAAGGGTGATACGTTCCTTAAAAGTGTTGTGATCTACGATCGTGTTAGAGATGTTGAGGAAGAACTTGATATCGCGGGAATGTTCATAGCAGTCGGAGAAATACCTTCAAGCCAACTTGCAGGACCGATAGGGGTTGAAATTGACAGAGGTGGTTATATAATCACAGATAAGGACCAGAAAACCAATGTGCCTCATGTATATGCTGCAGGTGATGTTACAGGTGGTTTGAAACAGATAATTGTGGCCTGCGCAGAGGGGGCAGTGGCTGCTGAATCTGCTTACAACGACATTAAAATGGAAGAGTAAAAAAGAGTAAAAAAATATCTTTTAGAAATATTTTGAAAGTTTTTATCATCAAAATTTGAAGTTTTTATATTATCAAAAAAAGTATTCAAAAAAAATTTTCAAAAAAATAGAATTAAAAAGCAATAAATTAAATGAATAAAATTTAAATGTTATTTTAGAGGTTATTTTATGGCTGTTGTGAGATTTGGCCCTGCAGGTAAACCCATTGATTACAAGGGCAAAACTAATGATGTATGCACTTATATAAATGCAGAAAGACTCGATGCCTATGAATATCAGGCAACTTATGGCGTTAAAATATCAAAACAATCTGCAATAGAACTCAAAAAAAACTCGAAGGACAATGATGTCCTGGTTTCAATGCATGCGCCCTATTACATTAACCTGTCATCTAACAAGGCTGATGTAATTGAAAGATCGGTTAAACGGCTTGTTCAGGCCGCTAAAGCATCAGAATGGATGGGAGCATACCGCACAGTATTTCACCCGGGTTTTTACACCACTTACACTCCAGAAGAAGCAATGAAGTGCTGTAAAAAAGCAATTACTGAGATCCAGGATGAACTTGAGGCTCAGAGTGTTAATGAGTATACCTTCGCACCGGAAACAACTGGTAAAAAATCCCAGCTGGGTAACCTTGATGAGATAATAGAAATATGCGGTTCATTTGAACATTTTGCACCGACCGTGGACTTTGCCCATGTTCATGCCAGATCTGGAGGTTCTATCAAAGATAAAAATGCTTATAACAAAATATTCCAGAAGTTAGAGGATGAACTGGGACTAAAGTCATTACATTCCCATTTTACAAGGATAGAGTACACAGATGCCGGTGAAAGAAAACATCATACACTTGCTGAGGATAGTTACGGACCGCCTCTTGAACCTCTGCTTGAAGAAATTGTTGATTGCGGTTGGGATGTGACTGTAATCTGTGAAACCCCCTTTTTAGACCATGATGCCATTAAGATGAAGGTTTTGTACGAAGATATCCTGAAAATTAAATGAACTTTATGGAATTCTGAAATTAAAGAACTTTGATGGAGTTGGATGTAATTTATTTTTTTCGATTCATGGAACCTTTTTTGAAGAGAGTTTTCCACTGTTTTTTTCGCTGGTCGTCCCGAATTTTTAAAATGTAATAAATGGAACCCTTTCTTTTTTTCTCCTTAATCACTGAGAGTTCTTCCAGTTTTTGGAGTTGATTAACTGATTCATGCTTTGTTGTTCCCAGTAATTTTTGGGTTTCTTCTAGGGTTATTTTCCCATATTCATGCAAGAAAGTTATAATCCGTATTTGGTTCATTTTTATCTGCTTTTCTCTTATATGGTCCTTTTTAAGGGTTGGTTGGTTGTTTGAAGCTACTGGAACATTTATTAGTTTTGAGATCTCGTCTCTAACCTTTGATAGTGACACATTGATTCCATCTGTGAAATATTCCATCCATTTCGTCAGGCCGTTTGGATCTCCAAAACTCAAATTTAAAGCGTTTAAATAGGCTTTTTTGTCCGCTTCGTAGTACTGCTCCAATGGAAAATATTTTTCCGGATCAAAAAGTCTTAAATATAAAATTAACTCTGTTAAAGCTCTTGCAGTCCTGCTGTTACCTTCTTTGAATGGCTGGATCCTCACAAGTTCATAATGTGCAGTTCCTGCAACAGTTATTGGAGAGATTTCAGTGGAGTTATTATTGATCCATTTAAGAAGTTCTTCCATTAATCTAGGGATATGTTCCGGGGATGGAGGTCTATATTCAATATGATCTTTTTTGAAATTTGCATCGTTCACATGAACGTTACGATAATGTTTCTTATGAGGTATTCCATTCGGTGTCTTTTTAGTTATTTCACTGTTCATTTCCAAAAGCAGTTCTTCTGTGATTTTCCCATTTTCCTGATACCTCTCGATCCCCTTCAAAACGTTGAGGTAGTTAAGTACTTCCTGTTCTTCTTTGTTTTCTGTAACTTCTGGCCTGTCTAAAATCCTATTTACTTCGGCAATTGTTAAAGTGTTCCCTTCAACTGCTGTAGAAGCATGAGATGATTTAATAAGGGCATTTCTCTTTAAAAAACTATTAATTTCAGGTTTAATTGCTGCATTAAGGATGATGCCTCGCACTAACTCAATTTCGGCTATATTATCAATGGTTTTATTAGTATACGTGAAGTTGGGTATGTACATCAAGTTACCTTATTATTCTGCATAATTTATATGATTTTGCGATTATTTGTTTGGGCTTTGATTATTGAAGTGATCAAAAAAGATATTTATCCTGTTTAATTTAAATTTAAGTGGTTTAAACTCTTCAAATGTAAAAAGAATAAATATTTGGATGTTTTTTAATTTTTTTATTTATTTTCCCAGTTTTCCTTCTATGAATATGCAATTAATTACTCCCTGATCTATCAAAGAAAAACTTTTATCCATCAGTGTATAAACTATAATTAAAATAAGATCATCATCACATAAAAGAAATAAAATCAATCAAATAAGATCAGATTGATTAAGTCAAATTGATTAATATTATTCGAAACATAAAATTTTCGATTTAACAACAAAGTTGGTAGGTATTCCTAGTGAAACTAAACAATATAGTTCCTGATCAAGTTGTATCAGATAAAAAAATATTAAAAAATGTAACTGAACCGGATAAAGAATCTAAACTGGTTGTACTCCAGTCGGTAGGTTATCCTTTCTTATGCAATCTCGTTGAGAATCCTAAAATAGAAATATTCGACAAAGAACTTTTTGAGCTCTATGCAAAAGAACAATGGGAAGGATACACGGCAAAAGAAGGCTCTTTTCTTTTTGATCAGAAATTATTGCCTGATTATGCCTTTAAAATAATAAAAGCACATCCAGATAATTCTAAAATAACTGATAATACTTCAATACTCCTCATGGAAGTTCAAGAATCCCGTGAGATTAAAAAAATAGAAAGCAACGTTCGAATGGAAGATGTCATAGGGCAGGAACGTGCAAAGACCAAATGTAAGGTAATAATAAAATATTTACAGGATCCAGCTAGTTTTAGAGATTGGGCTCCAAAAAATGTTTTGTTCCATGGAACTCCCGGAACAGGAAAGACAATGCTTGCAAAATCCCTCTCAAACGAACTTCAAGTGCCGTTGTTCCTTGTGAAGGCCACGAGTCTCATAGGAGAACATGTTGGTGATGGTTCGAGGCAGATACACGATCTTTTTGAGGAGGCATCAGCTTTATCTCCCGCAGTGATATTTATAGATGAGATAGATGCCATAGGCCTTGACAGGAAATACCAGTCACTTCGTGGGGATGTTTCAGAGGTTGTAAACGCTCTTTTAACTGAAATGGATGGTA
Proteins encoded:
- a CDS encoding Fic family protein, yielding MYIPNFTYTNKTIDNIAEIELVRGIILNAAIKPEINSFLKRNALIKSSHASTAVEGNTLTIAEVNRILDRPEVTENKEEQEVLNYLNVLKGIERYQENGKITEELLLEMNSEITKKTPNGIPHKKHYRNVHVNDANFKKDHIEYRPPSPEHIPRLMEELLKWINNNSTEISPITVAGTAHYELVRIQPFKEGNSRTARALTELILYLRLFDPEKYFPLEQYYEADKKAYLNALNLSFGDPNGLTKWMEYFTDGINVSLSKVRDEISKLINVPVASNNQPTLKKDHIREKQIKMNQIRIITFLHEYGKITLEETQKLLGTTKHESVNQLQKLEELSVIKEKKRKGSIYYILKIRDDQRKKQWKTLFKKGSMNRKK
- a CDS encoding AAA family ATPase, encoding MKLNNIVPDQVVSDKKILKNVTEPDKESKLVVLQSVGYPFLCNLVENPKIEIFDKELFELYAKEQWEGYTAKEGSFLFDQKLLPDYAFKIIKAHPDNSKITDNTSILLMEVQESREIKKIESNVRMEDVIGQERAKTKCKVIIKYLQDPASFRDWAPKNVLFHGTPGTGKTMLAKSLSNELQVPLFLVKATSLIGEHVGDGSRQIHDLFEEASALSPAVIFIDEIDAIGLDRKYQSLRGDVSEVVNALLTEMDGIDSNNGVVTIGATNNPHLLDFAIRSRFEEEIEFVLPDENERQTILELYIKSMPLAVKADVKRLSKCTKKMSGRDIKDKFLKVALHKAISEDMDTVTMDHIKYALKQYKKEKNEPKGMFA